A window of the Dickeya dianthicola NCPPB 453 genome harbors these coding sequences:
- the hemC gene encoding hydroxymethylbilane synthase: MVDTILRIATRQSPLALWQAHFVQQRLEACHPGLRVELVPMVTRGDVLLDTPLAKVGGKGLFVKELELALLENRADIAVHSMKDVPVEFPEGLGLVTICERDDPRDAFVSNHYATLDELPVGACVGTSSLRRQCQLRAHRPDLKVRDLRGNVGTRLSKLDNGDYDAIILAVAGLKRLGLEDRIRTAISPEQSLPAVGQGAVGVECRLDDARTRALLAPLNHDDTATRVLAERAMNTRLEGGCQVPIGSYAELQDGDTLWLRALVGAPDGSRIIYAERRGLRQDAEQLGIDLANELLERGARDILQSVYGEASS; encoded by the coding sequence ATGGTAGACACTATTCTAAGAATTGCCACCCGACAGAGCCCGCTTGCGCTGTGGCAGGCCCATTTTGTTCAACAACGGCTGGAAGCCTGCCACCCCGGTTTGCGGGTGGAATTGGTACCGATGGTCACCCGCGGCGATGTGCTGCTGGATACGCCGTTGGCCAAAGTGGGCGGCAAAGGGTTGTTCGTCAAAGAACTGGAGCTGGCACTGCTGGAAAACCGTGCCGATATCGCGGTGCATTCAATGAAGGATGTGCCGGTCGAATTCCCCGAGGGTCTGGGGTTGGTCACCATCTGTGAGCGTGACGACCCGCGCGACGCCTTTGTCTCCAACCATTACGCCACGCTGGATGAGCTGCCTGTCGGCGCCTGCGTCGGCACCTCCAGCCTGCGCCGCCAGTGCCAGTTGCGCGCCCACCGCCCGGACCTGAAAGTCCGCGATCTGCGCGGCAACGTCGGCACCCGCTTGTCCAAACTGGATAACGGCGACTACGACGCCATCATTCTGGCGGTCGCCGGGCTGAAGCGCCTGGGCCTGGAAGACCGCATCCGTACCGCAATCAGTCCGGAGCAATCGCTGCCGGCGGTCGGTCAGGGTGCCGTCGGCGTGGAATGCCGGCTGGACGACGCCCGAACCCGTGCGCTGCTGGCGCCGCTTAACCACGATGATACCGCAACGCGCGTACTGGCCGAGCGCGCCATGAATACCCGGCTGGAAGGCGGTTGTCAGGTTCCTATCGGCAGCTACGCCGAACTGCAGGACGGCGATACGCTGTGGCTGCGGGCGCTGGTGGGCGCACCGGACGGCAGCCGCATTATTTACGCGGAACGCCGTGGTCTACGTCAGGATGCAGAGCAACTTGGCATCGACCTGGCGAACGAACTGCTTGAACGCGGCGCCCGCGATATTCTGCAATCCGTTTATGGAGAAGCCTCGTCATGA
- the hemX gene encoding uroporphyrinogen-III C-methyltransferase — protein MTEHITSPTPSEEVAERAEPTPPQKSSPASGAPRHGLVLGAIAIVVSLALSGGVYYYAHQQMMRQSMAQAQLQDQLAALQKQQSQAQQQWQQTLDQQAKALSADEQRLAALTRQAGEMQEKLATLANSDSKTWLLAQADFLVKQAGRKLWSDKDVTTAGALLKSADASLADMNDPSLLDVRRAITHDIGMLAGVSQIDFDGIILKVNQLADQVDNLRLADTDTDEAPMEESDSTLSASLSEWRQNLSKSWHNFLSDFITIRRRDDSAEPLLAPNQDVYLRENIRSRLLVAAQAVPRHQNETYRQSLETAATWIRAYFDESDPTTKAFLEQLDTLSQQSVAMDVPNELQSQPLLDKLMQTRVRNLLAQPSARPQEG, from the coding sequence ATGACGGAACACATTACCTCCCCAACACCCAGCGAAGAGGTGGCCGAACGGGCTGAACCCACACCGCCGCAAAAATCGTCGCCCGCCTCCGGCGCGCCACGCCACGGTCTTGTTCTGGGCGCCATCGCTATCGTGGTTTCGCTGGCGCTGAGCGGCGGCGTCTACTATTACGCTCACCAGCAGATGATGCGTCAGAGTATGGCGCAGGCCCAATTGCAGGATCAGCTCGCTGCGCTGCAAAAACAGCAATCACAGGCGCAGCAGCAGTGGCAACAGACGCTGGATCAGCAGGCAAAAGCTCTGAGCGCCGATGAACAACGGTTGGCGGCCCTGACCCGGCAGGCCGGGGAAATGCAGGAAAAACTGGCGACTCTCGCCAACAGCGACTCTAAAACCTGGCTGCTGGCGCAGGCTGATTTCCTGGTAAAACAGGCCGGACGCAAATTGTGGAGCGATAAAGACGTCACCACCGCCGGCGCCTTGCTCAAAAGCGCCGATGCCAGTCTGGCGGACATGAACGACCCCAGCCTGCTCGACGTGCGCCGGGCCATCACCCACGATATCGGCATGCTGGCCGGCGTCAGCCAGATCGATTTCGACGGCATCATCCTTAAAGTGAATCAGTTGGCTGATCAGGTAGACAACCTGCGGTTGGCTGATACCGATACCGATGAAGCGCCGATGGAAGAAAGCGACTCGACGCTGTCGGCCTCGCTGAGCGAATGGCGGCAGAACCTGAGCAAGAGCTGGCACAATTTCCTGTCGGATTTCATCACCATTCGTCGCCGCGACGACAGCGCCGAACCGCTGCTGGCGCCGAATCAGGATGTGTATCTGCGCGAAAACATCCGTTCGCGCCTGCTGGTCGCCGCGCAGGCGGTGCCGCGCCACCAGAACGAAACTTACCGGCAATCGCTGGAAACCGCGGCGACCTGGATACGCGCCTACTTTGACGAAAGCGATCCGACCACCAAAGCGTTTCTGGAGCAGTTGGACACGCTGAGCCAGCAGTCGGTGGCGATGGATGTACCGAATGAGCTGCAAAGCCAGCCGCTGCTGGACAAACTGATGCAAACCCGGGTCCGCAACCTGCTGGCGCAGCCGTCCGCCAGACCACAGGAGGGCTGA
- the cyaY gene encoding iron donor protein CyaY, which produces MNDSEFHQLADALMLKVEETLDQFDGDADIDYETNGGVMTLSFENGSKIVINRQEPMHQVWLATKGGGYHFNYQHSRWICDRSGSDFMALLAQACSEQSGADVYFE; this is translated from the coding sequence ATGAACGATAGCGAGTTTCATCAATTAGCCGACGCGCTGATGCTAAAGGTGGAGGAAACGCTGGATCAATTTGATGGCGATGCGGATATCGATTACGAAACCAATGGCGGCGTGATGACGCTGAGTTTCGAAAACGGCAGCAAGATCGTGATTAACCGGCAGGAGCCGATGCATCAGGTGTGGCTGGCGACCAAAGGCGGCGGCTATCACTTCAACTATCAGCATAGCCGCTGGATTTGCGACCGCAGCGGCAGCGATTTCATGGCGCTGCTGGCCCAGGCCTGCTCGGAACAGAGCGGCGCAGACGTTTATTTCGAATAA
- the lptM gene encoding LPS translocon maturation chaperone LptM — translation MKTLFRQGALALLVLSLAGCGLKGPLYFPPEQPAPAKKTQQQNTQAPQASSARQ, via the coding sequence ATGAAAACTCTTTTTCGTCAGGGCGCGCTGGCACTGTTGGTGTTGTCACTGGCTGGTTGTGGTTTGAAAGGCCCGCTTTATTTTCCGCCAGAGCAACCGGCTCCGGCTAAAAAAACGCAGCAGCAAAATACCCAGGCTCCGCAAGCATCGTCCGCCCGGCAGTAG
- the hemY gene encoding protoheme IX biogenesis protein HemY — MLKVLLLFVVLIAGIVVGPMLAGHQGYVLIQTDNYNIETSVTGLVVMLVLFLLAFLAVEWLLRRVFRTGARTRGWFIGRKRTRARQQTRAALLKLTEGDYLQVEKLLTRNADHAEQPVVNYLLAAEAAQQRGDEFRTRQYLERAAEIADTNQLPVDITRVRIQLARNEDHAARHGVDRLLEAAPRHPEVLRLAEQAFLRTHAYSALLDILPAMRKTRQHDESYLDELQQRATIGLMDQAMAEGGSEGLKQWWKNQPRKVRQALSMQVAMAERLIVCDDHITAQDIIVDGLKQQFDYRLVQLIPRLNAGQPEPLEKLLRQRLKQHNDDALLHSTLGQLLAKHGEWQQASDAFSAALALRPDAYDYAWCADAFDRLKRPEDAARMRRDGLLLTLQPPHDA, encoded by the coding sequence ATGCTGAAAGTATTGCTGCTGTTTGTGGTGCTGATCGCCGGCATCGTGGTGGGGCCGATGCTGGCCGGCCATCAGGGTTACGTGCTGATCCAGACCGACAATTACAACATTGAAACCAGCGTCACCGGGTTGGTTGTCATGCTGGTGCTGTTTCTGCTGGCGTTTCTGGCGGTGGAATGGCTGCTGCGGCGAGTGTTTCGTACCGGCGCCCGCACCCGCGGCTGGTTCATCGGCCGTAAACGCACCCGGGCGCGTCAGCAGACCAGAGCGGCGTTGTTGAAACTGACCGAAGGCGACTATTTGCAGGTGGAAAAACTGCTGACCCGCAATGCCGATCACGCAGAGCAGCCGGTGGTGAACTACCTGCTAGCGGCGGAAGCCGCCCAGCAACGCGGCGACGAATTCCGTACCCGGCAATATCTGGAGCGGGCGGCGGAAATCGCCGACACGAATCAGTTGCCGGTGGATATCACCCGCGTGCGCATTCAACTGGCCCGTAACGAAGACCACGCCGCCCGCCACGGCGTAGACCGTTTGCTGGAAGCGGCGCCGCGCCACCCGGAAGTCTTGCGGCTGGCGGAACAGGCGTTCCTGCGTACCCACGCCTACAGCGCGTTGCTGGATATCCTGCCCGCCATGCGTAAAACCCGGCAGCATGACGAATCCTATCTGGACGAGTTGCAACAGCGCGCCACTATCGGTCTGATGGATCAGGCGATGGCGGAAGGCGGCAGCGAAGGGCTGAAACAGTGGTGGAAAAACCAGCCACGTAAAGTCCGTCAGGCGCTGTCAATGCAGGTGGCAATGGCCGAACGCCTGATTGTGTGCGATGACCACATCACCGCACAGGACATCATTGTAGACGGGCTGAAGCAGCAGTTTGACTACCGGCTGGTACAACTGATCCCCCGGCTCAATGCCGGCCAGCCGGAACCGCTGGAGAAGCTGTTGCGCCAGCGTCTGAAACAGCACAACGATGACGCGCTGCTGCACAGTACGCTGGGGCAGTTGCTGGCGAAGCATGGCGAATGGCAACAGGCTAGCGATGCCTTCTCCGCCGCACTGGCGCTGCGACCGGACGCCTATGACTACGCCTGGTGCGCCGATGCCTTTGACCGACTGAAACGCCCTGAAGACGCAGCCCGTATGCGGCGCGACGGTTTGCTATTAACGCTGCAACCGCCCCACGACGCCTGA
- the hemD gene encoding uroporphyrinogen-III synthase: MTILVTRPSPAGEQLVARLRMAGLPAYHSPLIEFSPGSELSQLPAMLHALRPGDLVFALSQQVVEYADPALSRAGTGWPKALTYFAVGRSTGLALHTVSGLPVHYPPERATSETLLQSPELQQVTGRQALVLRGNGGRELLGETLQQRGAQVRYCECYQRNPVVYDGAEQCQRWQRLGINTLVITSGEMLQQFYTLVPDYYRTAWLSGCRVVVVSARLADMARELGWHDIRIADNADNDALMRALQ; the protein is encoded by the coding sequence ATGACGATTCTGGTTACCCGTCCCTCTCCTGCGGGTGAGCAGTTGGTAGCCCGTCTCAGAATGGCAGGCCTGCCGGCCTACCACAGTCCATTAATCGAATTTTCCCCAGGCAGCGAATTATCGCAACTGCCCGCCATGCTGCACGCGCTGCGCCCCGGCGATCTGGTATTCGCCCTGTCGCAACAGGTAGTGGAATACGCGGACCCGGCGCTATCACGCGCCGGAACCGGTTGGCCCAAAGCGCTCACCTATTTTGCGGTAGGCCGCTCTACCGGGCTGGCTTTGCATACCGTCAGCGGTTTGCCGGTACACTACCCGCCGGAACGCGCGACCAGCGAAACATTATTGCAATCCCCGGAGTTACAACAGGTAACGGGTAGGCAAGCGTTAGTGCTACGCGGTAATGGCGGGCGGGAACTGCTCGGCGAAACCTTGCAGCAACGCGGCGCGCAGGTGCGCTACTGCGAATGTTATCAGCGTAACCCGGTGGTTTACGACGGCGCGGAACAATGCCAGCGCTGGCAACGTCTCGGCATCAATACGCTGGTGATTACCAGCGGAGAAATGCTGCAACAATTTTATACTTTAGTGCCTGATTATTATCGAACTGCCTGGCTGTCGGGTTGCCGGGTCGTCGTCGTCAGCGCGCGTCTGGCCGACATGGCCCGCGAACTGGGCTGGCATGATATTCGGATCGCCGATAACGCGGATAACGATGCGCTGATGCGGGCGCTGCAGTGA
- a CDS encoding class I adenylate cyclase: MYFYIETLKQRLDAINQLRVDRALEAMKPAFQQVYSLLPVLLHHHHPLMPGYLEGKAPHGICLFSPDEKQQHYLDGVELRWGELSTPDRKGELPITGVYSMGSTSSIGQSCSSDLDIWVCHQSWLDGEERQRLQQKCSLLEKWAAGQGVDVSFFLMDENRFRHNESGSLGGEDCGSTQHILLLDEFYRTAVRMAGKRILWNMVPVEEEAHYDEFVLSLYARGALAPNEWLDLGGLSALSAEEYFGASLWQLYKSIDSPYKAVLKTLLLEAYSWEYPNTRLLSSEIKARLHKGEIVSFGLDPYCMMLDRVTQYLNAVNDQTRLDLVRRCFYLKVCEKLSRERACTAWRRQILTQMVQAWGWSDERLVMLDNRANWKIGQVREAHNELLDAMMQSYRNLIRFARRNNLSVSASPQDIGVLTRKLYAAFEALPGKVTLVNPQISPDLSEPNLTFIYVPAGRANRSGWYLYNQAPSMDAIISHQPLEYNRYLNKLVAWAYFNGLLTSSTRLHIKGHELCDIARLQELVSDVSSHFPLRVAAPTPKALYSPCEIRHLAIIVNLEHDPTAAFRNQVVHFDFRQLDVFSFGQQQQCLVGSIDLLYRNSWNEVRTLHFSGEQAMLEALKTILGKMHQDAALPESLEVFCYSQHLRGLIRTRVQQLVSECIELRLSSTRLEPGRFKAVKVAGETWGLFFERLSVSAQKLENAVEFYGAISNNKLQGLPIQVETNHIHLPPVVDGVASEGIIQFFFEDQPDNQGFNIYILDESNRVEVYHHCEGSKEELVRDVSRFYSSSHDRFTYGSSFINFNLPQFYQIVQLDDRSQVIPFRSSALSHLCVTPSSEDKKNPMLSQRLQML, encoded by the coding sequence TTGTACTTCTACATCGAGACACTGAAGCAAAGACTGGATGCGATCAACCAACTGCGTGTGGATCGTGCTCTGGAAGCAATGAAACCGGCTTTTCAGCAGGTTTACAGTCTTTTGCCAGTTTTATTACATCATCACCACCCGCTGATGCCTGGCTATCTGGAAGGCAAGGCTCCGCACGGCATTTGTCTTTTCTCCCCCGATGAAAAACAGCAGCACTATCTCGACGGCGTTGAGTTGCGTTGGGGTGAGCTGTCTACGCCGGATCGCAAGGGCGAACTGCCGATCACCGGCGTCTATTCTATGGGCAGCACCTCGTCCATCGGGCAGAGTTGCAGCTCTGATCTCGACATCTGGGTCTGCCACCAATCCTGGCTGGACGGCGAAGAGCGCCAGCGATTGCAGCAGAAATGCTCGCTGTTGGAAAAATGGGCGGCCGGGCAAGGCGTAGACGTCAGCTTCTTCCTGATGGATGAAAACCGCTTCCGCCATAACGAGAGCGGCAGCCTCGGCGGCGAGGATTGCGGCTCCACCCAGCATATCCTGTTGCTGGACGAGTTTTACCGCACCGCGGTGCGCATGGCGGGCAAGCGTATTCTGTGGAACATGGTGCCGGTAGAAGAAGAAGCCCACTATGATGAATTCGTGCTTTCCCTGTATGCCCGCGGCGCGCTGGCGCCGAACGAATGGCTGGATTTGGGCGGGCTGAGCGCGCTGTCGGCGGAAGAGTACTTTGGCGCCAGTCTGTGGCAACTGTATAAAAGCATCGACTCGCCCTACAAGGCGGTGCTGAAGACTTTGTTGCTGGAAGCCTATTCCTGGGAATACCCCAATACCCGCTTGCTGTCGAGCGAGATCAAAGCGCGCCTGCATAAAGGCGAGATCGTTTCCTTCGGGTTGGATCCCTACTGCATGATGCTGGATCGCGTGACCCAGTATCTGAACGCTGTCAATGACCAGACCCGGCTGGATCTGGTGCGTCGCTGTTTCTACCTCAAAGTGTGTGAGAAACTCTCCCGCGAGCGCGCCTGCACCGCCTGGCGTCGCCAAATCCTGACGCAAATGGTGCAGGCATGGGGATGGAGCGACGAACGGCTGGTGATGCTGGACAACCGTGCTAACTGGAAAATCGGGCAGGTGCGTGAAGCGCACAACGAGCTGCTGGATGCGATGATGCAAAGCTATCGCAACCTGATCCGTTTCGCCCGTCGCAACAACCTAAGCGTCAGCGCCAGTCCGCAGGATATCGGGGTGCTGACCCGCAAACTGTATGCCGCTTTCGAGGCGTTGCCGGGTAAGGTGACGCTGGTGAACCCGCAGATTTCGCCCGACCTGTCGGAACCGAATCTGACCTTTATCTATGTTCCGGCGGGGCGCGCCAACCGTTCCGGCTGGTATCTGTACAATCAAGCGCCGTCGATGGATGCCATCATCAGCCATCAGCCGTTGGAATATAACCGCTATCTCAACAAGCTGGTGGCCTGGGCCTATTTCAACGGTTTGCTGACGTCATCCACCCGTTTGCATATCAAGGGGCACGAGCTGTGCGATATCGCGCGGTTGCAGGAGCTGGTGTCGGATGTGTCCAGCCACTTCCCGCTGCGTGTGGCGGCCCCCACGCCGAAAGCGCTGTATAGCCCGTGCGAGATTCGTCATCTGGCGATTATCGTCAATCTGGAGCATGACCCGACGGCGGCGTTCCGCAATCAGGTGGTGCATTTCGATTTCCGTCAGTTGGACGTCTTCAGCTTTGGCCAGCAGCAGCAGTGCCTGGTCGGCAGTATCGATTTGTTGTACCGCAATTCCTGGAATGAGGTGCGCACCCTGCATTTCAGCGGCGAACAGGCGATGCTGGAAGCGCTGAAAACCATTCTTGGCAAAATGCATCAGGACGCTGCGTTGCCGGAGTCGCTGGAAGTGTTCTGTTACAGCCAGCATTTGCGCGGGCTGATCCGGACTCGCGTGCAGCAACTGGTGTCCGAATGTATTGAATTACGTCTGTCCAGCACCCGTCTGGAGCCAGGCCGCTTCAAAGCGGTGAAAGTCGCGGGCGAAACCTGGGGATTGTTCTTCGAACGCCTGAGCGTGTCGGCGCAGAAACTGGAAAACGCGGTGGAGTTCTACGGCGCGATTTCCAACAACAAGTTGCAGGGGCTGCCGATTCAGGTGGAAACCAACCACATCCATCTGCCGCCGGTGGTGGATGGCGTCGCCAGCGAGGGAATTATCCAGTTCTTCTTTGAAGATCAACCGGATAATCAGGGGTTCAATATCTATATTCTGGACGAGTCGAACCGGGTGGAAGTCTATCACCACTGCGAAGGCAGCAAGGAAGAATTGGTGCGCGATGTCAGCCGCTTCTACTCCTCGTCGCACGACCGCTTTACCTACGGCTCCAGCTTCATCAATTTCAATCTGCCGCAGTTCTATCAGATTGTTCAACTGGACGACCGCTCGCAGGTGATCCCGTTTCGCAGCAGCGCGCTGTCTCACCTATGCGTTACGCCATCATCTGAGGACAAGAAGAATCCGATGCTGAGCCAGCGCTTGCAGATGCTCTGA